The following coding sequences lie in one Vanessa tameamea isolate UH-Manoa-2023 chromosome 17, ilVanTame1 primary haplotype, whole genome shotgun sequence genomic window:
- the LOC113400470 gene encoding mitochondrial coenzyme A diphosphatase NUDT8, which yields MSLSPHILLSNLARERCVAKLKDLPAFIRSDVEPKVKAAVLVPLFERNGELHILYTLRSSNLKSHSGQVSFPGGKIDENEKVIDAALRETYEEIGVPGNSVDVWCEMSPVQGRDRNILITPVVGVIKNLIFNNLNPNIHEVEEIFSVPISTFCNTANQAHLKYEGILLPVYLHGKHKIWGITGYITHFFLQCFLPSDLYNVDFTRKGYKLEELMPSKL from the coding sequence ATGTCTTTATCTCCACACATTTTGCTGTCAAATTTAGCGCGCGAGAGGTGTGTAgctaaattaaaagatttaccAGCGTTTATAAGATCAGATGTAGAACCAAAAGTAAAAGCTGCTGTTCTGGTGCCACTTTTCGAGCGAAACGGagaattacatattttgtacaCACTCCGGTCATCGAATTTGAAAAGTCACAGTGGTCAAGTATCATTCCCAGGTGGAAAAATAGATGAAAATGAGAAAGTAATAGATGCTGCTTTACGAGAAACATATGAAGAAATTGGAGTCCCTGGAAATTCAGTTGATGTCTGGTGTGAGATGTCTCCAGTTCAAGGTCGTGATCGAAACATACTGATAACTCCAGTGGTTGGTGTAATAAAGAATCTTATTTTCAATAACTTAAATCCTAATATACATGAAGTTGAAGAAATTTTCTCAGTACCAATATCAACATTTTGCAATACTGCTAATCAAGCTCACTTAAAGTATGAAGGTATATTATTACCAGTATATTTACATGGCAAACACAAAATATGGGGAATTACTGGATACATAACTCACTTTTTTCTTCAATGCTTTTTACCGAGTGATTTGTATAATGTAGATTTCACTCGAAAGGGTTACAAGTTAGAGGAACTTATGCCatcaaaattataa